A DNA window from Sporichthya brevicatena contains the following coding sequences:
- the rpoB gene encoding DNA-directed RNA polymerase subunit beta yields MAASRTASLTPSATNAPRRISFAKIREPLEVPNLLALQVDSFDWLLGNDRWQARVDAAVAAGRDDVPTQSGLEEIFEEISPIEDFSGSMSLTFRDHRFEPPKNSIDECKERDFTYSAPLFVTAEFTNNETGEIKSQTVFMGDFPLMTDKGTFIINGTERVVVSQLVRSPGVYFDKAIDKTSDKDIFSAKVIPSRGAWLELEIDKRDAVGVRIDRKRKQSVTVLLKALGWDDARIREEFGQYESMMATLEKDHTSTQDEALLDIYRKLRPGEPPTREAAQTLLDNLYFNPKRYDLAKVGRYKVNKKLALNQPLANGVLTEQDIVATIKYLVALHAGETEMPSARGNARVEVDDIDHFGNRRLRTVGELIQNQVRTGLARMERVVRERMTTQDVEAITPQTLINIRPVVASIKEFFGTSQLSQFMDQTNPLAGLTHKRRLSALGPGGLSRERAGFEVRDVHPSHYGRMCPIETPEGPNIGLIGSLATYGRINPFGFVETPYRKVVNGQVTDDIDYLTADEEDLHVIAQANAPLNPDNTFAEARVLVRRKGGEVEFIPAAEVDYMDVSPRQMVSVATAMIPFLEHDDANRALMGSNMQRQSVPLLRAEAPLVGTGQEYRAAKDAGDVVVATKAGVVQEVSADYIQVMEDEGTYTTYRLAKFRRSNQGTCINQKPIVHEGDRIVAGEVIADGPCTQNGEMALGKNLLVAFMPWEGHNYEDAIILSQRLVQDDVLSSIHIEEHEVDARDTKLGPEEITRDIPNVSEEVLADLDDRGIIRIGAEVTTGDILVGKVTPKGETELTPEERLLRAIFGEKAREVRDTSLKVPHGESGKVIGVRVFDREEGDELPPGVNQLVRVYVAQKRKITDGDKLAGRHGNKGVIAKILPVEDMPFLSDGTPVDIVLNPLGVPSRMNIGQILETHLGWVAKTGWQVEGDDEEWKDRLRGIGADVGEPGTNVATPVFDGAREEEITGLLGSTLKTRDGVRLIGEDGKAQLFDGRSGEPFKSPISVGYIYILKLLHLVDDKIHARSTGPYSMITQQPLGGKAQFGGQRFGEMEVWALEAYGASYALQELLTIKSDDVLGRVKVYEAIVKGENIPEPGIPESFKVLIKEMQSLCLNVEVLSSDGMSIEMRETDEDVFRAAEELGIDLSRREPSSVEEV; encoded by the coding sequence TTGGCCGCCTCGCGCACCGCCTCGCTCACCCCCTCGGCCACCAACGCCCCTCGGCGCATCAGCTTCGCGAAGATTCGCGAGCCCCTGGAAGTCCCGAACCTCCTCGCCCTGCAGGTCGACTCGTTCGACTGGCTGCTGGGCAACGACCGTTGGCAGGCGCGCGTCGACGCGGCTGTCGCGGCCGGCCGCGACGACGTCCCGACCCAGTCGGGCCTCGAGGAGATCTTCGAGGAGATCTCCCCGATCGAGGACTTCTCCGGCTCCATGTCGCTCACGTTCCGGGACCACCGGTTCGAGCCGCCCAAGAACTCGATCGACGAGTGCAAGGAGCGGGACTTCACCTACTCCGCCCCGCTCTTCGTCACCGCCGAGTTCACGAACAACGAGACCGGCGAGATCAAGAGCCAGACCGTCTTCATGGGTGACTTCCCCCTGATGACGGACAAGGGCACCTTCATCATCAACGGCACCGAGCGTGTCGTCGTCTCGCAGCTCGTCCGCTCCCCGGGCGTCTACTTCGACAAGGCGATCGACAAGACGTCCGACAAGGACATCTTCTCGGCCAAGGTCATCCCCTCCCGGGGTGCCTGGCTCGAGCTCGAGATCGACAAGCGGGACGCGGTCGGCGTGCGCATCGACCGCAAGCGCAAGCAGTCGGTCACCGTGCTGCTCAAGGCCCTCGGCTGGGACGACGCCCGCATCCGCGAGGAGTTCGGGCAGTACGAGTCGATGATGGCCACCCTGGAGAAGGACCACACGTCCACCCAGGACGAGGCGCTGCTCGACATCTACCGCAAGCTGCGTCCGGGCGAGCCCCCGACGCGTGAGGCGGCCCAGACCCTGCTGGACAACCTCTACTTCAACCCGAAGCGCTACGACCTCGCGAAGGTCGGCCGCTACAAGGTCAACAAGAAGCTGGCGCTGAACCAGCCGCTGGCGAACGGCGTGCTCACCGAGCAGGACATCGTCGCGACCATCAAGTACCTGGTTGCGCTGCACGCCGGCGAGACGGAGATGCCGAGCGCCCGCGGCAACGCCCGCGTCGAGGTCGACGACATCGACCACTTCGGCAACCGGCGTCTGCGCACCGTCGGCGAGCTCATCCAGAACCAGGTCCGTACGGGCCTGGCCCGGATGGAGCGCGTCGTGCGTGAGCGCATGACCACCCAGGACGTCGAGGCGATCACGCCGCAGACCCTGATCAACATCCGGCCGGTCGTCGCCTCCATCAAGGAGTTCTTCGGCACCAGCCAGCTGTCGCAGTTCATGGACCAGACCAACCCGCTCGCGGGTCTGACCCACAAGCGCCGCCTGTCGGCGCTGGGTCCCGGTGGTCTGTCCCGGGAGCGCGCGGGCTTCGAGGTCCGTGACGTCCACCCGTCGCACTACGGCCGCATGTGCCCGATCGAGACGCCGGAAGGCCCGAACATCGGTCTGATCGGCTCGCTCGCGACCTACGGGCGGATCAACCCGTTCGGTTTCGTCGAGACGCCGTACCGCAAGGTCGTCAACGGCCAGGTCACGGACGACATCGACTACCTGACCGCCGACGAGGAGGACCTGCACGTCATCGCGCAGGCCAACGCGCCGCTGAACCCGGACAACACGTTCGCGGAGGCTCGCGTCCTGGTCCGTCGTAAGGGTGGCGAGGTCGAGTTCATCCCGGCCGCCGAGGTCGACTACATGGACGTCTCGCCGCGCCAGATGGTGTCGGTCGCGACGGCGATGATCCCGTTCCTCGAGCACGACGACGCGAACCGCGCCCTGATGGGCTCGAACATGCAGCGTCAGTCGGTCCCGCTGCTCCGCGCCGAGGCGCCGCTCGTCGGCACCGGCCAGGAGTACCGCGCGGCCAAGGACGCCGGCGACGTCGTCGTGGCCACCAAGGCCGGCGTCGTGCAGGAGGTCTCCGCGGACTACATCCAGGTGATGGAGGACGAGGGCACCTACACGACCTACCGCCTGGCCAAGTTCCGCCGCTCGAACCAGGGCACCTGCATCAACCAGAAGCCGATCGTTCACGAGGGCGACCGCATCGTGGCCGGCGAGGTCATCGCCGACGGTCCGTGCACCCAGAACGGCGAGATGGCGCTCGGCAAGAACCTGCTGGTCGCCTTCATGCCGTGGGAGGGCCACAACTACGAGGACGCGATCATCCTGTCCCAGCGTCTGGTGCAGGACGACGTCCTCTCCTCGATCCACATCGAGGAGCACGAGGTCGACGCCCGCGACACCAAGCTCGGCCCCGAGGAGATCACCCGGGACATCCCGAACGTCTCCGAGGAGGTCCTCGCGGACCTCGACGACCGCGGCATCATCCGCATCGGCGCCGAGGTCACGACCGGCGACATCCTCGTCGGCAAGGTCACGCCCAAGGGTGAGACCGAGCTGACCCCCGAGGAGCGCCTGCTCCGCGCGATCTTCGGTGAGAAGGCGCGCGAGGTCCGCGACACCTCGCTGAAGGTGCCGCACGGTGAGTCCGGCAAGGTCATCGGCGTCCGCGTCTTCGACCGCGAGGAGGGGGACGAGCTGCCCCCGGGCGTGAACCAGCTGGTCCGCGTCTACGTCGCGCAGAAGCGCAAGATCACCGACGGTGACAAGCTCGCCGGCCGCCACGGCAACAAGGGCGTCATCGCCAAGATCCTGCCCGTCGAGGACATGCCGTTCCTCTCGGACGGCACCCCGGTCGACATCGTGCTCAACCCGCTCGGTGTGCCCTCGCGCATGAACATCGGCCAGATCCTGGAGACCCACCTCGGGTGGGTGGCCAAGACCGGCTGGCAGGTCGAGGGTGACGACGAGGAGTGGAAGGACCGTCTGCGCGGCATCGGTGCGGACGTGGGCGAGCCCGGCACCAACGTGGCCACCCCCGTCTTCGACGGCGCGCGCGAGGAGGAGATCACCGGTCTCCTCGGGTCGACGCTCAAGACCCGCGACGGCGTGCGGCTGATCGGGGAGGACGGCAAGGCGCAGCTCTTCGACGGCCGCTCCGGCGAGCCGTTCAAGAGCCCGATCTCGGTCGGCTACATCTACATCCTGAAGCTGCTCCACCTGGTCGACGACAAGATCCACGCCCGGTCGACCGGCCCGTACTCGATGATCACGCAGCAGCCGCTGGGTGGTAAGGCGCAGTTCGGTGGCCAGCGGTTCGGCGAGATGGAGGTGTGGGCCCTCGAGGCCTACGGCGCCTCCTACGCCCTGCAGGAGCTCCTGACGATCAAGTCCGACGACGTCCTCGGCCGCGTGAAGGTCTACGAGGCCATCGTCAAGGGCGAGAACATCCCGGAGCCCGGCATTCCGGAGTCCTTCAAGGTCCTCATCAAGGAAATGCAGTCGCTGTGCCTGAACGTCGAGGTGCTCTCTTCCGACGGCATGTCCATCGAGATGCGGGAGACCGACGAGGACGTGTTCCGTGCGGCAGAGGAACTCGGGATCGACCTGTCACGGCGTGAGCCGTCCAGCGTCGAGGAGGTCTAG
- a CDS encoding DNA-directed RNA polymerase subunit beta': MLDVNFFDELRIGLATADDIRQWSHGEVKKPETINYRTLKPEKDGLFCEKIFGPTRDWECYCGKYKRVRFKGIICERCGVEVTRAKVRRERMGHIELAAPVTHIWYFKGVPSRLGYLLDLAPKDLEKVIYFAAYMITWVDEEARHRDLTSLEAQISVERGQIEQRRDSDLEARAAKLEADLAELEEQGAKSDAKRKVKEGAERELKQIRDRAQREIDRLDDVWNRFKNLKVQDLEGDEMLYREMRDRFAMYFDGGMGAAAIQKRLESFDLEAEAEKLREIIRTGKGQKKTRALKRLKVVSAFLSTRNSPMGMVLDCIPVIPPDLRPMVQLDGGRFATSDLNDLYRRVINRNNRLKRLLDLGAPEIIVNNEKRMLQEAVDALFDNGRRGRPVTGPGNRPLKSLSDMLKGKQGRFRQNLLGKRVDYSGRSVIVVGPQLKLHQCGLPKAMALELFKPFVMKRLVDLNHAQNIKSAKRMVERARPVVWDVLEEVIAEHPVLLNRAPTLHRLGIQAFEPQLIEGKAIQIHPLVCSAFNADFDGDQMAVHLPLSAEAQAEARILMLSSNNILKPSDGKPVTMPTQDMIIGLFFLTGDRGELPGHGRVFGSVAEAIMAYDTGELALQAKIKLRLKGIVPPRGWTAPEGWQPGEPVVLETSLGRALFNEALPADYPFVDAEVGKKQLSIIINDLAERYPKVQVAATLDALKAAGFHWATRSGVTVSIGDVITPPDKQQILEDYESRAEKIQKQFEKGLITDDERRQELIEVWTQATNVVASAMEKNFSRTNPIAMMIDSGARGNMMQVRQIAGMRGLVANPKGEIIPRPIKSNFREGLSVLEFFISTHGARKGLADTALRTADSGYLTRRLVDVSQDVIIREEDCGTERGLLCKIAAPGADGVLRKLDHVDTNVVSRNLAEEVTGNGGVTVPAGTDVTNILLDDLIAAGVDTVRVRSVLTCQSKVGTCAMCYGRSLAAGKLVDIGEAVGIIAAQSIGEPGTQLTMRTFHTGGVAGEDITHGLPRVVELFEARQPKGLAPLSEVAGRVRIEDSDKARKVVVVPDDGSEERAYPVSKRSRLLVEEGDHVDVGQKLVMGAANPHEVLRILGQRAVQEHLVEEVQEVYRSQGVSIHDKHIEIIVRQMLRRVTVIESGDAELLPGELVERSRFEEENRRVVAEGGTPASGRPVLMGITKASLATESWLSAASFQETTRVLTDAAIHAKSDPLLGLKENVIIGKLIPAGTGMPRYRNIRVEPTEEAKAAMYSMAGYEEPEYATFGTGSGDAVRLEDYDFGGYGN, translated from the coding sequence GTGCTCGACGTCAACTTCTTCGACGAGCTCCGCATCGGCCTGGCGACCGCGGACGACATCCGCCAGTGGTCGCACGGCGAGGTCAAGAAGCCCGAGACCATCAACTACCGCACGCTCAAGCCGGAGAAGGACGGGCTCTTCTGCGAGAAGATCTTCGGTCCGACCCGGGACTGGGAGTGCTACTGCGGCAAGTACAAGCGCGTCCGCTTCAAGGGCATCATCTGCGAGCGCTGTGGCGTCGAGGTCACCCGCGCCAAGGTGCGTCGTGAGCGGATGGGCCACATCGAGCTGGCCGCTCCGGTCACCCACATCTGGTACTTCAAGGGTGTCCCGAGCCGGCTCGGCTACCTGCTCGACCTGGCGCCGAAGGACCTGGAGAAGGTCATCTACTTCGCGGCCTACATGATCACGTGGGTCGACGAGGAGGCGCGGCACCGCGACCTCACCTCGCTCGAGGCGCAGATCTCGGTCGAGCGGGGTCAGATCGAGCAGCGCCGCGACTCCGACCTGGAGGCCCGCGCCGCCAAGCTCGAGGCCGACCTGGCCGAGCTCGAGGAGCAGGGCGCCAAGTCCGACGCCAAGCGCAAGGTCAAGGAAGGCGCGGAGCGCGAGCTCAAGCAGATCCGGGACCGCGCCCAGCGCGAGATCGACCGCCTGGACGACGTCTGGAACCGCTTCAAGAACCTCAAGGTCCAGGACCTCGAGGGCGACGAGATGCTCTACCGCGAGATGCGGGACCGCTTCGCGATGTACTTCGACGGCGGCATGGGCGCGGCGGCGATCCAGAAGCGTCTGGAGTCCTTCGACCTCGAGGCCGAGGCCGAGAAGCTCCGCGAGATCATCCGCACCGGCAAGGGCCAGAAGAAGACCCGTGCGCTCAAGCGCCTCAAGGTCGTCTCGGCGTTCCTGTCGACCCGGAACTCGCCGATGGGCATGGTCCTGGACTGCATCCCGGTCATCCCGCCGGACCTGCGTCCGATGGTCCAGCTCGACGGTGGCCGCTTCGCCACCTCGGACCTGAACGACCTGTACCGCCGCGTGATCAACCGGAACAACCGCCTCAAGCGTCTGCTCGACCTCGGGGCGCCGGAGATCATCGTCAACAACGAGAAGCGCATGCTTCAGGAGGCCGTCGACGCGCTGTTCGACAACGGCCGCCGCGGTCGTCCGGTCACCGGTCCGGGCAACCGTCCGCTGAAGTCGCTCTCCGACATGCTCAAGGGCAAGCAGGGTCGCTTCCGGCAGAACCTGCTCGGCAAGCGCGTCGACTACTCCGGCCGTTCGGTCATCGTCGTCGGCCCGCAGCTCAAGCTGCACCAGTGCGGTCTGCCGAAGGCCATGGCGCTCGAGCTGTTCAAGCCGTTCGTCATGAAGCGTCTCGTCGACCTCAACCACGCGCAGAACATCAAGAGCGCCAAGCGCATGGTCGAGCGTGCCCGCCCCGTGGTGTGGGACGTCCTCGAAGAGGTCATCGCCGAGCACCCGGTTCTCCTGAACCGTGCGCCGACGCTGCACCGCCTCGGCATCCAGGCCTTCGAGCCGCAGCTGATCGAGGGCAAGGCCATCCAGATCCACCCGCTCGTCTGCTCGGCCTTCAACGCCGACTTCGACGGTGACCAGATGGCCGTGCACCTGCCGCTGTCCGCGGAGGCGCAGGCCGAGGCCCGCATCCTGATGCTGTCCTCGAACAACATCCTCAAGCCGTCCGACGGCAAGCCGGTCACCATGCCGACGCAGGACATGATCATCGGTCTGTTCTTCCTGACCGGTGACCGTGGCGAGCTGCCCGGTCACGGCCGGGTGTTCGGCTCGGTGGCCGAGGCGATCATGGCCTACGACACCGGCGAGCTGGCGCTGCAGGCGAAGATCAAGCTGCGCCTCAAGGGCATCGTCCCGCCGCGCGGCTGGACGGCCCCCGAGGGCTGGCAGCCCGGCGAGCCGGTGGTCCTGGAGACCTCGCTCGGCCGCGCCCTGTTCAACGAGGCTCTCCCGGCGGACTACCCGTTCGTCGACGCCGAGGTCGGCAAGAAGCAGCTGTCGATCATCATCAACGACCTGGCCGAGCGGTACCCGAAGGTTCAGGTCGCGGCGACGCTGGACGCGCTCAAGGCAGCCGGCTTCCACTGGGCGACCCGCTCCGGTGTGACCGTCTCCATCGGCGACGTCATCACCCCGCCGGACAAGCAGCAGATCCTCGAGGACTACGAGTCGCGCGCGGAGAAGATCCAGAAGCAGTTCGAGAAGGGTCTGATCACCGACGACGAGCGTCGTCAGGAGCTCATCGAGGTCTGGACGCAGGCGACCAACGTCGTCGCGTCCGCGATGGAGAAGAACTTCTCCCGCACCAACCCGATCGCGATGATGATCGACTCGGGCGCCCGCGGAAACATGATGCAGGTCCGGCAGATCGCCGGTATGCGTGGTCTCGTCGCCAACCCGAAGGGCGAGATCATCCCGCGGCCGATCAAGTCGAACTTCCGCGAGGGCCTGTCCGTGCTGGAGTTCTTCATCTCCACGCACGGTGCCCGTAAGGGTCTGGCCGACACCGCTCTGCGGACCGCGGACTCCGGCTACCTGACGCGGCGTCTGGTCGACGTCTCGCAGGACGTCATCATCCGCGAGGAGGACTGCGGCACCGAGCGCGGTCTGCTCTGCAAGATCGCGGCGCCGGGTGCTGACGGTGTGCTCCGCAAGCTCGACCACGTCGACACGAACGTGGTCTCGCGCAACCTGGCCGAGGAGGTCACCGGCAACGGTGGCGTCACCGTGCCGGCGGGCACGGACGTCACCAACATCCTGCTCGACGACCTGATCGCGGCCGGGGTCGACACCGTGCGCGTGCGTTCAGTCCTGACCTGCCAGTCCAAGGTCGGCACCTGCGCGATGTGCTACGGCCGGTCGCTGGCTGCCGGCAAGCTCGTCGACATCGGTGAGGCGGTCGGCATCATCGCCGCCCAGTCGATCGGTGAGCCCGGTACCCAGCTGACGATGCGTACCTTCCACACCGGTGGTGTCGCGGGTGAGGACATCACCCACGGTCTGCCGCGTGTCGTCGAGCTCTTCGAGGCGCGTCAGCCCAAGGGTCTGGCTCCGCTCTCGGAGGTCGCCGGTCGCGTCCGCATCGAGGACTCCGACAAGGCCCGCAAGGTCGTCGTCGTCCCCGACGACGGCAGCGAGGAGCGGGCGTACCCGGTCTCGAAGCGGTCCCGCCTCCTGGTGGAGGAGGGCGACCACGTCGACGTCGGCCAGAAGCTCGTCATGGGCGCCGCCAACCCGCACGAGGTGCTCCGCATCCTCGGCCAGCGGGCCGTCCAGGAGCACCTGGTCGAGGAGGTGCAGGAGGTCTACCGCTCGCAGGGCGTGTCGATCCACGACAAGCACATCGAGATCATCGTGCGGCAGATGCTGCGCCGCGTGACGGTCATCGAGTCCGGCGACGCGGAACTGCTTCCCGGTGAGCTCGTCGAGCGTTCGCGCTTCGAGGAGGAGAACCGTCGCGTCGTCGCCGAGGGCGGCACCCCCGCCTCCGGTCGCCCGGTGCTGATGGGTATCACCAAGGCCTCGCTCGCCACCGAGTCGTGGCTGTCGGCGGCGTCGTTCCAGGAGACGACCCGCGTCCTCACCGACGCGGCGATCCACGCCAAGAGCGACCCGCTGCTGGGCCTCAAGGAGAACGTCATCATCGGCAAGCTCATCCCGGCCGGTACCGGCATGCCGCGTTACCGCAACATCCGGGTGGAGCCGACCGAGGAGGCGAAGGCTGCGATGTACTCGATGGCCGGGTACGAGGAGCCGGAGTACGCCACCTTCGGAACCGGCTCCGGCGACGCCGTTCGCCTCGAGGACTACGACTTCGGCGGCTACGGCAACTGA
- a CDS encoding alpha/beta fold hydrolase — protein sequence MTSVTRGPCTFRTSASGPADGEVVLLLHGFPQHADCWDRVVPLLNAAGYRTVTFDQRGYTPEARPPRRRDYVIGELTADAAAVVEAYGGRAHVVGHDWGAIVAWFLATDHPERAATVASVSVPHPRAFLASMGTSRQVLSSWYILFFQLPWLPERALRARWTWFLSDYAGQTPEGARRDLAGFPDAESLRGAIHWYRGLPLVNLWRRSGARVQQPTLFVWSDHDVALKRKGAETTERYVDGPYTFEILPGVSHWIPEAAPERFTELLVAHLRAHPLE from the coding sequence ATGACAAGCGTCACACGCGGACCTTGCACCTTTCGGACCTCGGCGTCGGGGCCCGCGGACGGCGAGGTCGTGCTGCTCCTGCACGGGTTCCCGCAGCACGCGGACTGCTGGGACCGCGTCGTCCCGCTGTTGAACGCCGCCGGCTACCGGACGGTGACGTTCGACCAGCGCGGGTACACGCCCGAGGCCCGGCCGCCTCGCCGGCGCGACTACGTGATCGGCGAGCTCACCGCCGACGCGGCCGCCGTGGTGGAGGCGTACGGCGGACGGGCCCACGTCGTCGGCCACGACTGGGGCGCGATCGTGGCGTGGTTCCTCGCGACCGACCATCCCGAGCGGGCCGCGACGGTGGCGTCGGTGTCGGTACCGCACCCACGGGCGTTCCTCGCCTCGATGGGCACGAGCCGACAGGTGCTCTCCTCCTGGTACATCCTGTTCTTCCAGCTGCCCTGGCTCCCCGAGCGGGCACTGCGCGCCCGGTGGACCTGGTTCCTCTCCGACTACGCGGGCCAGACGCCGGAGGGGGCGCGGCGCGACCTCGCCGGCTTCCCGGACGCGGAGTCACTGCGCGGCGCGATCCACTGGTACCGCGGGCTCCCGCTGGTCAACCTCTGGAGGCGCTCCGGCGCCCGGGTGCAGCAACCCACGCTCTTCGTGTGGAGCGATCACGACGTCGCGCTCAAGCGGAAGGGCGCGGAGACCACCGAACGGTACGTCGACGGCCCGTACACCTTCGAGATCCTGCCCGGCGTCAGCCACTGGATCCCCGAGGCCGCCCCCGAGCGCTTCACCGAGCTGCTCGTCGCCCACCTGCGCGCGCACCCGCTGGAATAA
- a CDS encoding LLM class flavin-dependent oxidoreductase: MRFGIFMAPFHPPGENPTLLLEGDLATVEWLDRLGYDEAWIGEHHSAGSEIIASPEIFIATAAERTRRIKLGTGVISASYHHPLWVAERAVLLDHLTRGRFMLGLGPGSLPSDAAMIGLDMPRTRELLDEATDLIVRLLRSDEPVNFTNDRWTLRDARLHLRPYSDLEIAIAAVASPSGPRLAGRYGLGLLSIGATMAAGFDVLAHHWDVMEERAAHYGTTVDRSAWRLVGLMHLAETKEQAYADVEHGIMKWFHYFQKVAAFPQMDVGDGASVRDHIDFVNSSGIGVIGTPDEAGEQIERLWKQSNGGFGAYLQLNHDWANPARKANSYELFARHVMPEFQGQAYSTREAAARAAAVRPELAQSNLDAVAASTARYAAETAKG, from the coding sequence ATGCGATTCGGAATCTTCATGGCGCCCTTCCACCCGCCGGGGGAGAACCCCACGCTGCTGCTCGAGGGTGACCTGGCGACGGTCGAGTGGCTCGACCGCCTCGGTTACGACGAGGCCTGGATCGGCGAGCATCACTCGGCGGGCAGCGAGATCATCGCGTCCCCGGAGATCTTCATCGCCACCGCCGCCGAGCGCACCCGCCGCATCAAGCTGGGCACGGGTGTCATCTCCGCGTCGTACCACCACCCGCTGTGGGTGGCGGAGCGCGCGGTGCTGCTCGACCACCTGACGCGGGGTCGGTTCATGCTCGGCCTCGGCCCCGGGTCGCTCCCGTCGGACGCGGCGATGATCGGGCTCGACATGCCCCGCACCCGCGAGCTGCTCGACGAGGCGACCGACCTGATCGTGCGGCTGCTGCGCAGCGACGAACCGGTGAACTTCACCAACGACCGCTGGACCCTGCGCGACGCCCGGCTGCACCTGCGGCCCTACAGCGACCTCGAGATCGCCATCGCCGCGGTCGCGTCCCCGTCCGGTCCGCGGTTGGCCGGCCGCTACGGCCTGGGCCTGCTCTCGATCGGGGCCACGATGGCCGCCGGGTTCGACGTCCTCGCCCACCACTGGGACGTCATGGAGGAGCGGGCGGCGCACTACGGGACGACCGTCGACCGCTCCGCCTGGCGCCTGGTCGGACTGATGCACCTGGCCGAGACCAAGGAGCAGGCCTACGCCGACGTCGAGCACGGAATTATGAAGTGGTTCCACTACTTCCAGAAGGTGGCCGCCTTCCCGCAGATGGATGTCGGTGACGGTGCCTCGGTGCGCGACCACATCGACTTCGTCAACTCCTCCGGCATCGGCGTGATCGGCACCCCCGACGAGGCGGGGGAGCAGATCGAGCGGCTGTGGAAGCAGTCGAACGGCGGCTTCGGCGCCTACCTGCAGCTCAACCACGACTGGGCGAACCCCGCGCGGAAGGCCAACAGCTACGAGCTGTTCGCCCGTCACGTGATGCCGGAGTTCCAGGGTCAGGCCTACAGCACCCGGGAGGCGGCCGCCCGGGCGGCGGCGGTGCGGCCGGAGCTCGCGCAGTCCAACCTCGACGCCGTCGCCGCGTCGACGGCGCGCTACGCCGCCGAGACCGCAAAGGGCTGA
- a CDS encoding DUF4190 domain-containing protein → MADVPPQPVGPAFPMPPRTSQRSVWVAVTGIGSIVGFFMCCLGIVPAIVSLCLAPGARRELATTDENLTGDGLIRAGVVCSWITIGLTVLAVIAFVLFLSAWEWSIGESIEWSST, encoded by the coding sequence ATGGCGGACGTACCCCCACAGCCGGTCGGCCCGGCCTTCCCGATGCCGCCGCGCACCTCCCAACGGTCGGTGTGGGTGGCGGTCACCGGCATCGGGTCGATCGTCGGGTTCTTCATGTGCTGCCTCGGGATCGTGCCGGCGATCGTGTCGCTCTGCCTGGCCCCGGGCGCACGGCGCGAACTCGCAACCACCGACGAGAACCTCACCGGCGACGGGCTGATCCGGGCCGGGGTGGTCTGCAGCTGGATCACCATCGGCCTGACCGTCCTGGCGGTGATCGCTTTCGTGTTGTTCCTGTCGGCGTGGGAGTGGTCGATCGGGGAGTCGATCGAGTGGAGCAGCACGTGA
- a CDS encoding mannosyltransferase family protein, translating to MALEGLRDRTTAAPGVRELLLRCTLLCLAARTVLQVIGVVSVDRHGGDGVGNFFTLWSAWDAPHYLRLAEVGYRPEGSGGDDPLFIVFFPGYPAAVAVVHVVVRDLVLAGLTVSFAAAVAACYLLHRVTFDYAGRAAADRAVLLLLASPTAFFLFAPYTESLFLVGALGAAHALRSGRWPLAAAAGALATGTRVVGVAVPAAMAFRALRAGGPPGVRWRRLAWSATGGAGLLVYLSINQIVHGSPFHFLDVQREHWHQERVWPWVPISDAVEGLTTEGNGYLQFVLVSRLVAAAVVVLLLALGARALRADDLLYTVVAFGITMSAAWLISLPRYALVLWPLFVVLALRTSSRRVLAPVLAGSVLVQGWLFYRYAGGQFTY from the coding sequence ATGGCGCTCGAGGGGCTCCGCGACCGCACCACCGCCGCACCGGGGGTGCGGGAGCTCCTCCTCCGCTGCACCCTGCTGTGCCTGGCCGCGCGCACCGTCCTGCAGGTGATCGGGGTCGTGTCCGTCGACCGGCACGGCGGCGACGGGGTGGGCAACTTCTTCACGCTCTGGTCGGCGTGGGACGCCCCGCACTACCTGCGGCTGGCCGAGGTCGGGTACCGCCCCGAGGGCAGCGGCGGTGACGACCCGCTGTTCATCGTCTTCTTCCCCGGCTACCCCGCCGCCGTGGCCGTCGTGCACGTGGTGGTGCGCGACCTCGTGCTCGCGGGGCTGACCGTCTCGTTCGCCGCCGCGGTCGCCGCCTGCTACCTGCTGCACCGGGTCACCTTCGACTACGCCGGCCGGGCCGCGGCCGACCGGGCCGTCCTGCTGCTGCTCGCCTCCCCGACGGCGTTCTTCCTGTTCGCGCCGTACACCGAGTCCCTGTTCCTCGTCGGGGCGCTCGGCGCCGCCCACGCGCTCCGCTCCGGGCGGTGGCCGCTCGCGGCCGCAGCCGGGGCGCTGGCCACCGGCACGCGGGTGGTGGGCGTCGCGGTACCGGCGGCGATGGCGTTCCGTGCCCTCCGCGCGGGCGGACCGCCCGGCGTCCGGTGGCGCCGACTCGCCTGGAGCGCCACGGGCGGCGCCGGCCTGCTCGTCTACCTGAGCATCAATCAGATCGTGCACGGCAGCCCGTTCCACTTCCTGGACGTCCAGCGGGAGCACTGGCACCAGGAACGGGTCTGGCCGTGGGTCCCGATCTCCGACGCGGTCGAGGGCCTCACCACCGAGGGCAACGGCTACCTGCAGTTCGTCCTCGTCAGCCGGTTGGTGGCCGCGGCCGTCGTCGTCCTGCTCCTCGCGCTCGGCGCCCGGGCGCTGCGCGCCGACGACCTGCTCTACACCGTCGTCGCCTTCGGCATCACGATGTCGGCGGCCTGGCTGATCAGCCTCCCCCGCTACGCCCTCGTGCTCTGGCCCCTGTTCGTCGTGCTCGCGCTGCGCACCTCCTCCCGCCGCGTCCTCGCGCCGGTGCTGGCGGGAAGTGTCCTGGTGCAGGGGTGGCTCTTCTACCGCTACGCCGGAGGTCAGTTCACCTACTGA